From the Saccharomycodes ludwigii strain NBRC 1722 chromosome I, whole genome shotgun sequence genome, one window contains:
- the MOB2 gene encoding Mob2p (similar to Saccharomyces cerevisiae YFL034C-B | MOB2 | Mps One Binder): protein MSFFSSFRAFGRNNKKAKQSQPNTSNLNNNNGVNNSNNNNNTTTTTTTNNNNNNNIGLTQPSAMQGAAYSKPSVPSSPYLTAHGSNSKLSMKKHTTGKKFFQTSNDSRAQTTNDSRLQTSNNNSPVQTQQIMFLSEPFVRTSLVKGSFKTIVQLPKYVDLKEWVALNVFEFYTNLNQFYGVIAEYVTPEAYPTMNAGPHTDYLWLDANNRQVSLPASQYIDLALTWINNKINDKNLFPTKNGILFPNNFARDVQRIMIQLFRIFAHIYHHHFDKIVHVSLEAHWNSFFAHFISFCKEFNLIDRREMFPLLPLIENFEKQGKII, encoded by the exons atgtcctttttttcatcctttag AGCATTtggtagaaataataaaaaggcAAAGCAATCGCAGCCTAATActtcaaatttaaataataataatggtgtgaataatagtaataataataataatactactactactactactaccaataataataataataataacattggTCTAACGCAACCATCTGCGATGCAAGGTGCTGCGTATAGCAAACCTTCTGTACCAAGTTCACCATATTTAACTGCACATGGTTCAAATTCCAAACTATCTATGAAAAAACATACAACCGGTAAAAAATTCTTTCAAACTTCAAATGATTCAAGAGCGCAAACTACGAATGATTCAAGACTGCAAACAAGCAATAACAATTCACCCGTCCAAACCCAACAGATTATGTTTTTAAGTGAACCATTTGTAAGGACTTCGTTAGTTAAAGGttcttttaaaactattGTACAGTTACCTAAATATGTAGACTTGAAGGAATGGGTAGCTTTAAACGTATTTGAATTCTATACTAATCTAAATCAGTTTTATGGTGTAATAGCTGAGTATGTTACACCCGAAGCTTATCCAACAATGAACGCAGGTCCACATACAGATTACCTATGGCTGGATGCTAATAATAGACAAGTGTCACTACCAGCAAGTCAATATATAGATTTGGCTTTAACTTGGATCAATAACAAGATCAATGATAAAAACTTGTTCCCAACAAAAAACGGGATTTTATTCCCAAATAATTTTGCACGTGATGTTCAAAGGATAATGATTCAGCTTTTTAGAATTTTTGCGCATATATATCATCACCATTTCGACAAAATCGTACACGTATCACTAGAAGCCCACTGGAATTCTTTCTTTGCACACTTTATCAGTTTCTGTAAAGAgtttaatttaattgatAGAAGAGAAATGTTTCCTTTGTTGCCActaattgaaaattttgaaaaacaaggaaaaataatataa
- the RPO41 gene encoding DNA-directed RNA polymerase (similar to Saccharomyces cerevisiae YFL036W | RPO41 | RNA POlymerase) translates to MLKFAKKFGHSYEKSFFRDVLRRTSSPKNIHTSLILNTHSTKITLKPTESVTSLDPSTSALDVINFTKSKELTTFSPGFEPFDRTYRNNDTDNATKEVMNLWPLLEACLHLGYLDRAFSILTSLYAIKTHRQFFIDDFNKYLLKYSEIGGTKNGPCTVSQLENHVFTTLQTNFSGVDYNDRTVSVLIHHSIKVGKTADPEKLANNINKYLSMGLKGQKEIMKNTDILTLDDYIILINDLKLVKKEDLPTHINFLFEKKLGNEGDNASNMNGCITNGGGMLQEQRHHIDLDKNVETLDKDGIEELISVDTIGMKVVRQTLLGLSLSDNQLERLQKFLEQDILSANHKSFNFMDIYKSLKTEEEIKQFDNLLEEINHERQIQLERRATDAARERWRHDFEESKKRGELVGIKKKLNVTLWEWYEKMLPLVEEEVRRCQEVLTKDKSLLTAADDKRLQYAPYMILVAPEKMTVITILDLLKLNSTGGVIEGMRTARAVISVAKSVELEFRSEKLLKNESNQFKTVNKNSPEFKMLVKRAKFSFRDSELEKSKILWPQDIRAKMGSILISILTHVATVGVQGRDPVSNKMITGEAPAFYHTYQYHNGSKLGVIKIHKNLVSRLSEDDLVSAVQPQLLPMLIKPRPWKSWNNGGYLYTQSHLIRTKESPEQIAYLKAVSDNGIIDKIYEGVNVLGDTAWTVNKRVFEVMSKVWNTGGDFLKIPAVTTELRLLPPLERDADPAKLRDWKLQNKLLANEFSKNRSMRCDANYKLEIARAFLGEKFYFPHNLDFRGRAYPLSPHFNHLGNDMSRGLLIFWKGKRLGPQGLKWLKIHLANLFGFDKTPFQDRVKYAEEHLADIKDSAEHPIDGKGWWKEADKPWQALATCIELNEAHKLKNPEDYVSHQPVHQDGTCNGLQHYAALGGDIEGATQVNLVPSSRPQDVYAYVAKLVVQRLEKASAKGDEKATVLKDKIKRKVVKQTVMTNVYGVTSIGATEQINKQLLPVFRERGVSFEYSKYLTKHVFASIRKLFKSAHLIQDWLATCAKVISKSIRIDVDERSLKNGTKPDYMTSVIWTTPLGLPIVQPYRDASKKQVSTNLQTVYISDPFQVNPVNSRKQKAGFPPNFIHSLDASHMLLSAIRCGRMGLSFAAVHDSYWTHACDVDIMNESLRDEFIKLHEVDLIERLKNEFDDRYRNYLQIMQILRSSPAGIKLLVYRKKLETKLNRPVTIMDEIYLEKKRREYLASEDKALVDKGKNMETSVSIISQYSEEELKSMESASSSSGIIALTPLKIPDIPPKGDFDVRELKNSKYFFS, encoded by the coding sequence ATGTTGAAGTTTGCAAAGAAATTTGGCCATTCTTATGAAAAGTCATTTTTTCGGGACGTTTTGAGAAGAACATCTTCTCCAAAAAATATCCATacttctttaattttaaatacacACTCTACGAAAATTACATTAAAGCCAACTGAATCGGTAACTTCCCTAGATCCGTCAACTTCTGCCCTCGatgttattaattttacaaaatcCAAAGAGTTAACCACATTTTCACCAGGATTTGAACCTTTTGATCGCACCTACAGGAATAATGATACTGACAATGCCACCAAAGAGGTTATGAATTTATGGCCACTTTTGGAGGCCTGCTTACATTTAGGCTATTTGGATCGTGCATTTTCAATTCTAACTTCTTTATACGCCATCAAAACTCATAGacaatttttcattgacgatttcaataaatatttattgaaatataGTGAGATTGGGGGCACTAAAAATGGGCCATGCACTGTTTCGCAATTAGAAAATCATGTTTTTACTACTTTACAAACGAATTTTAGTGGAGTCGATTATAACGATAGAACAGTTTCTGTTTTAATACACCATTCTATTAAAGTAGGTAAAACTGCTGATCCAGAAAAACTGGCcaacaatattaacaaGTATTTATCCATGGGGTTGAAGGgacaaaaagaaattatgaAGAACACTGATATTTTGACTTTGGATGATTACATTATTTTAATCAATGATTTAAAACTGgtcaaaaaagaagatcTTCCAACTcatataaactttttattcGAAAAGAAATTAGGTAACGAGGGAGATAATGCTTCTAATATGAATGGCTGTATTACTAATGGGGGTGGAATGTTGCAAGAACAGAGACATCACATTGACTTGGACAAAAATGTTGAAACTTTGGATAAAGATGGAATTGAAGAGCTAATTTCTGTTGATACTATTGGTATGAAGGTTGTTAGACAAACTTTGTTGGGTTTGTCTTTGAGCGATAATCAGCTAGAAAGGTTGCAAAAATTCTTAGAGCAAGATATTTTGTCTGCTAATCATAAgtcttttaatttcatgGATATCTATAAATCATTAAAGACAGAAGAGGAAATAAAACAGtttgataatttattaGAAGAAATCAACCATGAAAGACAGATACAACTAGAAAGACGGGCTACAGATGCGGCTAGAGAACGCTGGAGACACGATTTTGAGGAATCTAAGAAGAGAGGTGAACTAGTCGGCATCAAAAAGAAGTTAAATGTCACGTTGTGGGAATGGTATGAAAAGATGTTACCGTTGGTTGAGGAAGAGGTCAGACGTTGTCAAGAGGTTTTAACAAAGgataaaagtttattaaCCGCTGCTGATGATAAAAGATTACAATATGCTCCATATATGATTTTAGTTGCACCAGAGAAAATGACTGTTATTACGATCTTGgatcttttaaaattaaattcgACTGGTGGAGTTATTGAAGGTATGAGAACGGCTAGGGCAGTTATATCTGTGGCCAAAAGTGTTGAACTAGAGTTTAGATCAgaaaaattgttgaaaaatgaaTCTAATCAATTTAAAACTGTCAACAAGAACTCGCCAGAATTTAAAATGCTAGTTAAAAGGGccaaattttcttttagaGATTCTGAGCTtgaaaaatctaaaatacTATGGCCCCAAGACATTCGCGCCAAAATGGGAtctattttaatttctatCTTGACTCATGTTGCCACAGTTGGTGTTCAAGGTAGGGATCCTGTTAGTAACAAAATGATTACAGGAGAGGCTCCTGCGTTTTACCACACATATCAATACCACAATGGTAGCAAATTAGGGGTTATTAAGATACATAAGAATCTTGTTAGTCGTTTAAGCGAGGATGATTTAGTGTCTGCAGTGCAACCACAACTATTGCCAATGTTAATTAAACCACGTCCTTGGAAATCCTGGAATAACGGCGGATATTTGTACACACAATCACATTTAATTAGAACCAAAGAGTCCCCGGAACAAATAGCATACTTGAAGGCTGTTAGTGATAATGGGATTATCGATAAAATTTATGAAGGTGTTAATGTCTTGGGGGATACTGCATGGACTGTGAATAAAAGAGTATTTGAAGTAATGTCTAAAGTTTGGAACACTGGTGGAGATTTTTTGAAGATACCGGCTGTGACTACTGAACTACGCTTGTTGCCTCCGTTAGAGAGGGATGCGGACCCAGCAAAGTTGAGGGACTGGAAGTTGCAAAATAAGTTATTGGCCAAtgaattttccaaaaatagGTCTATGAGATGCGATGCCAATTATAAGCTAGAAATTGCGCGTGCCTTTTTGGgagaaaagttttatttccCTCATAACTTGGACTTTAGGGGCCGTGCCTACCCATTATCACCGCATTTCAATCATTTAGGTAATGATATGAGCCGTGGCTTGTTGATATTTTGGAAGGGTAAACGTTTAGGACCACAGGGTCTAAAATGGTTGAAAATTCATTTAGCTAATCTGTTTGGGTTTGATAAAACTCCATTTCAAGATCGTGTCAAGTATGCGGAAGAACATTTGGCTGACATCAAGGATTCAGCAGAACATCCAATTGATGGCAAAGGTTGGTGGAAAGAGGCTGACAAACCATGGCAGGCTTTGGCTACTTGTATAGAATTGAATGAAGCACATAAGTTGAAAAATCCGGAGGATTATGTCTCTCACCAGCCTGTTCACCAAGATGGTACTTGTAATGGGCTACAGCACTATGCTGCATTAGGTGGTGATATAGAAGGTGCTACACAAGTCAACTTAGTTCCAAGTTCCCGTCCTCAAGACGTTTATGCGTATGTTGCGAAATTAGTTGTTCAAAGATTAGAAAAGGCCTCTGCCAAGGGGGATGAGAAAGCCACTGTTTTAAaagacaaaataaaaagaaaggttGTCAAACAAACAGTTATGACAAATGTTTATGGTGTTACTTCGATAGGGGCTACCGAGCAAATCAACAAGCAGTTATTACCGGTGTTTCGTGAGAGAGGGGTTTCTTTTGAATATTCTAAATACCTAACCAAACATGTTTTTGCATCCATCCGAAAGTTGTTTAAGAGTGCTCACTTGATTCAGGATTGGTTAGCCACTTGCGCCAAAGTTATTTCTAAATCCATCAGGATTGATGTAGACGAGCGTTCATTAAAGAATGGTACTAAACCGGACTACATGACTAGTGTTATTTGGACAACTCCGTTGGGGTTACCTATAGTTCAACCCTATCGTGATGCCTCCAAAAAACAAGTTTCCACCAACTTGCAGACTGTTTACATCAGCGATCCGTTTCAAGTTAACCCAGTTAATTCCAGAAAACAGAAAGCTGGGTTTCCGCCAAACTTTATTCATTCTTTGGACGCTTCTCATATGTTGTTATCAGCTATAAGGTGTGGTAGAATGGGCTTGTCCTTTGCGGCTGTCCACGATTCATATTGGACGCATGCCTGTGATGTCGATATTATGAACGAATCTCTAAGAGAcgaatttattaaattgcATGAGGTTGATTTAATTGAAAGACTAAAGAATGAATTTGATGACAGATATCGTAACTATTTACAAATAATGCAAATACTGAGATCTTCCCCAGCTGGGATTAAGTTGCTAGTATATaggaaaaaattggaaactAAATTGAATAGACCAGTGACAATTATGGATGAAATTTATctagagaaaaaaagaagggaaTATTTAGCTTCTGAAGACAAGGCGTTGGTTGACAAGGGTAAAAACATGGAGACCAGTGTTTCAATTATTTCCCAATACTCTGAAGAGGAGTTGAAATCAATGGAATCAGCTAGTTCTTCAAGTGGTATTATTGCATTAACTCCATTGAAGATTCCGGATATCCCTCCAAAGGGTGATTTTGATGTTAGGGAACTTAAAAACagcaaatattttttttcctag